In Gossypium arboreum isolate Shixiya-1 chromosome 6, ASM2569848v2, whole genome shotgun sequence, the following are encoded in one genomic region:
- the LOC108485455 gene encoding very-long-chain aldehyde decarbonylase CER1-like, translating to MASKPGILTDWPWKPLGSFKYIILAPWITGSIYSIIVKDAKQWDVFNLAILPLMLWRILHSQLWISLSRYRTAKGTNRIVDKGIEFDQVDRERNWDDQILFNAILFYLGNKYFPGGSHIPIWRADGVIITMLLHVGPVEFLYYWFHRALHHHYLYSRYHSHHHSSIVTEPITSVTHPFAEHIVYFALFSLPVLTVVFFGTGSIIAIVGYITYIDLMNNMGHCNFELIPNWVFSIFPPLKYIMYTPSFHSLHHTQFRTNYSLFMPIYDYIYGTMDKSSDTLYEISLQRKEETPNVVHLMHLTTPESIYHLRVGFPYLASKPYSSAWYLWLLWPVTLWFMMLTRIYRRTFVVERNRFHQLRLQTWAIPNFREQYHLKWQKESINNMIEEAVLEAEEKGASVLSLGLMNQGKELNRYGEVYVKKHPQLKVKLVDGSSLAVAVLLNSIPKGTTQVLLRGNLTKVAFAVAFSLCQKGIQVTVLREDEYEKLDKSLGTKSEGKLVISKGYSSCKVWLVGDDLTEKEQRKANKGTLFIPFSQFPLKNLRKDCFYHTTPAMQTPKALENVDSCENWLPRRVMSVWRIAGILHALEGWEEHECGYTISNIDKVWEACLKHGFQPLTVPTQSKS from the exons ATGGCTTCTAAACCAGGAATTCTCACCGATTGGCCATGGAAGCCTCTTGGAAGCTTTAAG TACATAATCCTGGCTCCTTGGATTACGGGGAGCATATACTCAATTATAGTTAAGGATGCAAAGCAGTGGGATGTTTTCAACCTTGCAATACTCCCACTCATGTTATGGAGAATATTGCACAGCCAGCTTTGGATTAGCCTTTCTCGTTATCGAACTGCCAAAGGCACCAACAGGATTGTGGACAAGGGTATTGAATTTGACCAAGTTGACAGGGAAAGAAATTG GGATGATCAAATATTGTTCAATGCAATCCTTTTTTACTTGGGCAACAAATACTTTCCAGGAGGTTCACACATACCCATATGGAGAGCGGATGGTGTGATTATAACCATGCTGCTCCATGTCGGTCCAGTGGAGTTCCTTTACTACTGGTTTCATAGAGCTCTACACCATCATTATCTTTACTCTCGCTACCATTCTCATCATCATTCCTCCATTGTCACTGAGCCTATTACTT CTGTGACACATCCATTTGCAGAACACATAGTATACTTTGCACTATTTTCATTACCAGTGTTGACAGTTGTGTTTTTTGGAACTGGATCCATCATCGCCATTGTTGGTTACATCACTTACATCGACTTGATGAACAACATGGGACATTGCAACTTTGAGCTCATCCCCAACTGGGTCTTCTCCATTTTCCCTCCTCTCAAGTATATAATGTATACTCCATC GTTTCACTCGTTGCACCACACACAGTTCAGGACCAACTATTCATTGTTTATGCCAATCTATGATTACATCTATGGTACAATGGACAAATCTTCGGATACCTTATATGAAATTTCACTCCAAAGAAAAGAGGAAACTCCCAACGTGGTGCATCTAATGCACCTAACCACACCTGAGTCAATCTATCATCTCCGCGTTGGATTTCCCTACTTGGCCTCTAAACCATACTCATCAGCTTGGTACTTGTGGTTGCTCTGGCCTGTTACATTGTGGTTCATGATGCTTACCAGGATTTATCGTCGCACTTTTGTTGTTGAAAGGAACCGATTCCATCAACTTAGATTACAGACATGGGCCATACCAAATTTCAGAGAACAG TACCACTTGAAATGGCAAAAGGAATCCATCAATAACATGATTGAGGAAGCCGTATTAGAGGCTGAGGAAAAAGGTGCTAGTGTGTTGAGTCTAGGCCTCATGAATCAG GGTAAAGAGCTAAACAGATATGGTGAGGTGTATGTGAAGAAACATCCCCAGCTTAAAGTGAAATTAGTGGATGGGAGCAGCTTGGCAGTCGCAGTTCTTCTAAATAGCATACCAAAGGGAACAACCCAAGTACTTCTTAGAGGCAACTTAACTAAAGTTGCTTTTGCAGTCGCCTTTTCCCTCTGCCAAAAGGGTATTCAG gtCACTGTATTGCGTGAGGATGAATATGAGAAGCTTGATAAATCACTAGGCACCAAGTCTGAGGGTAAATTGGTTATCTCAAAGGGTTATAGCTCTTGCAAG GTATGGTTAGTGGGAGATGACTTGACCGAAAAAGAGCAAAGAAAGGCAAATAAAGGAACACTATTTATTCCCTTTTCGCAATTTCCACTGAAAAATTTGCGCAAAGACTGCTTCTATCACACAACACCAGCAATGCAGACTCCAAAGGCCCTTGAGAATGTGGATTCTTGCGAG AATTGGTTGCCAAGGAGAGTGATGAGCGTATGGCGCATAGCTGGGATATTGCATGCTCTGGAAGGATGGGAGGAGCATGAATGTGGTTACACCATCTCTAACATTGACAAAGTTTGGGAAGCATGCCTCAAGCACGGATTTCAGCCTTTGACTGTCCCAACTCAATCAAAATCCTAG